The Paenibacillus amylolyticus genome contains the following window.
GCACGTTTTGTACTCGACACGCTTGAACAGTGGAATCGGAATGATCCCAATCAGGTGCTGGAGGGCAGGCTTGATCTGCATCATGTGGGCATCATGGGTCATTCCTATGGTGGGGCAACGACAGCCGAAGCAATGGCGCAGGATGAACGATTCCAGGCAGGGCTGAGTTTAGAAGGCGGATTCTGGGGATCGGTATCCACAACGGCCTTGAAACAGCCGTTTATGTATATCATGTCAGGTGGAACTGCCAAAAGTCTGGAACCGGATGCCACCGAAACGGAAAAAGTAGCCTACCCAGAGTTTAAGCCTGATCTGGACCATGTGATGACAAGCAGTCTTAATGATACGTATTATCTGACGGTGGAGAATTTCTTCCATCAAAGTTTTACGGATATTTCCTTAATTTCACCGAAACTATTTGCCAGAGGCATGACGCCAGAACATAATGTGGATATAACAAGATCCTATGCGCTCGCATTCTTTGACCGGTATCTCAAAGGGGAGGAGCAGCCGTTATTGCAAGGCCCTGCATCTCAATTTCCTGAGGTCACTTACGATGCCAAATATACCAAGATACGCAACGAACAAGCACAATAAGTCTGCAGAAGGGTGGAGGGGTAGGCATGGAAACCATGACAAGAGGAATGTTGGCCAAGCGTACAGGTGTGAGTATGGCAACCCTCCGTTACTACGAGGATAGTGGAATTCTGCCTGCTCCCCGTCGTTCCTCCAATGGATATCGGGTGTATACCGAGGATTATCTGGTCAAAATCAAGTTCATTAAGGATGCCCAGTTGCTGGGTTATTCCTTAAAGGAGATACAAGAGACCCTGCAACTGCTCAGTCAGGAAGACATGGAAAAGGATACGTTAAAAACACTCGTCCGTGACCAAATCGCTGACATTCAGAAACATATTGACCATCTGGAACAGATGCAGATTCATCTGGCACGACTGTTGCATACACCGGAGGACGATATCGACAATTATATTCAATCGTTCAGGGTGCAAAAGAAAGAATTATAAACTGTAAAACCTCGAACAAAGAGCGCCTTAAGATGTACTTCGGGCGCTCTGTTCGAGGTTTATTTTTTTTCTATTGTAATGTTCTTCATCACGACATGCCCGCCTCACGCAGAAAATGGTGAACAATCTCCGTCTGATACTTGATACGGGTAGAGCGTTTCAGACTCCAGCAGGTCTCCACCGTGACGGAACGGGCTTGCAATAACCTTGAAGCCGCTGTACGGGCAGACCCCGGCAATTCATGCTGCTTGAGGTTAAAGTGACGATCACGAATGGATATCTTCCGATTCATCCGTTCGATGACTCTTCTGCAAGCCGGAATGGTACGACTGCCCGGGTTGGTGATCAATGTCTGTCCAAGGACACGTGAACTCAGCTGAGACAGGCCGTTCGCTTCATGCAGATCGAGCCACCAGTCGGCCTGATGTTCACGAGCCAGCTGAAAAACCGCCGCAGCGAGCGGATGTTTGGCCTTGCCTGACATACGGCGTGGAAACGTACGATTCAGATCTGGCTTGCCTCTGATTTTCTTGGCGTAGGCTTGCTGGTTCACACGTGGCACGATAATTAACAGCCCTCGCCGAATGCTGTGGCGACCAGTCGCACAATCATCTGCGAGTTTTTGCGCAGCAGCCATGCTCGCCGTTTCGTTCCCGTGAACTCCGGATGTAATAAACATTACCGGTCCCGGCATCATGCCACGTACGATGAAATAGGGAGTGGCGTGTACACTGGATGCTGCAAGGACATGTTTGGTTACAAGCATGACGCTTCACCTCCATTAGTACAGTACGCCATGTCCCTCTTTCATGTAACGGCGCAAGAACAGGTCTTCATCCTATTTCCTCACAAAATGGGCCGACCTAGTATACCCGGTGAATAATATCTTCGAAATCGGGTTCCTTCATCTCTACATCTTCAATCTCTCCCCAGTGCTCCAGCTGGTTCAGAATGTCCATTGTACTCCATTCCTTCCGGTTTACTTCCACGGTCACAATCTGTCCCTCGACTCCTGTAATGTGTATCGCGGACGATACTACGTCTGGAATGTGAAACGCTCCCCGGAATGTTACCCGGATCAACGTAGGGAGTCCGATAGTTTCGCGAAGGGATGAGATCGTACCGTCATAGGTCAGTTGACCATGATTAATCACCATGACCCGGCTGCATAACTGCTCGATGTCGTCCATGTCATGTGTGGTCAGCAGAATCGTTTTGCCAAATGTTTCATTCAAGGTTCGTAGAAATTGGCGAATGTTCCGTTTCGCGTTCACATCCAGCCCAATTGTTGGTTCATCGAGAAAAAGAAGTTCCGGATCATGCAGCATGGAAGCTGCGAGATCCGCACGCATGCGCTGTCCAAGCGAGAGCTTGCGGACAGGCGTGGCCCAGAACGATTCAAGGTCGAGCAGCTCGGCGAACTGGGACAGCCGTTTCTTTTTGTCCTCGGTACGGACGCCGTACATCTCCGCCAGAATATCATATGAATCTTTCACGGGCAGATCCCACCAGAGCTGGCTGCGCTGTCCAAACACGACGCCCAGTCGACCGACGGTTCTGCGCCTGTCCTGATGCGGGTTCATCCCGTCAAGCCGTACCTCGCCCGAAGTAGGGTGCAGGATACCTGTCAGCATTTTGATGGTGGTCGATTTGCCAGCCCCATTCGGACCGATGTAGCCTACAAACTCACCAGGGCCGATATCAAAACTGATATCGCGAACCGCTTCCTTGGACACATACTCACGTGAAAATAACGTACGTAACCCGGAGAAACGTCCTTCGCGAATAACAGGAGTTTTGAATTCCTTTTGCAGATGCCGTGCTGTGATCATGTTCATGATTCGTTCGCCTCCTTAGCTACCTGTACTTTGATATTTGGTCAAGCCGAATTGCCAGAAACGCAGACTTGCAGCCAAGCTCAGTACGGCAACCGCCGCAACAACAACAAGAATCCACGCTCCTCCTTCACCCCGTAGCAGGTAAAGAGACGGAATATAGTTGACGAATCCTACGGGAATTACCGTTAGCAGAATGCCAGACATCCATTTGGGATATAACGTTAGCGGATATTGGGCAGCCGTTCGTGCTGCATCTTCCGTGATCGTCTGTAATTCCTCGATGCGTGTGGTCCAGAATCCGAGTGTGGCAGTCGCGAGTCCGATGGAAAAGAGAATCACTGCCCCAGTCAGGATAATGAGCAGGGAGAAGGGAATGACAGTCCAGCCAATCTGTCCGCTGTGCATCATGCCGGCCACAGACCAGCAGAGAATGAATCCGCCTTGCAGGACTTCTCCAGCCATGATGCGGAAGTTTTGCGGCAGCAGGGCCAGCAATACGGGCATGGGACGTGTTAACAGCTGATCCAGCTCACCATTAACCAGATATTTTTCCAGGTGGTGAACTTCATTGCCGAATGTGCGATACAGTGTTTTGGATAAAGTCATAATGGCGAAGAGATAACCGATCTCATGGAGAGACCAGCCTTTAATGGCTCCGAATCGGTGCAGCACGAGAGCAACCATCAGAAATTCGGAGATCTGTATTAAAGCGGCCAGTATAGACGCCATGATGAAATTGAACTTGTATTGCATCCGGCTGCGGATGCTTGTTCGAATGAGCATTTTATATAAATTGAACCAGGAAGTTCGTTTCATCCGCCCTGCACCTCCACTTTGCGTCGTAACACCTGAGTGATGGCAAGACAGATCAACGTCATGAAGACGCACCAAAGCAAGGTTCCCCATAACAAGGAGCCATCTTCGAAACCAAGATAGATTCGGGTAGGTACATAGAGCAGGAAAGGGTAGGGTGATAGCCAGGCCAGTTGTTCAAGCCAGTTCGGGAGCCATTCCAGCGGAATGAAGAAACCAGCCAACAGATTCATCATTGCGTGGTTGCCCCAGTGAAGCCAGGAAGATTCCGTGGTCCACATCGCCGTAACGCCGATGATGTAGTTCATGCAGATGGACAGGTATGCAGCGCCGGCAAGACCAAGTGCGGCATAGAACAGTGTTGAAACGTTTGAAGGCCAATGCAGGGAAAAGACAAGGGAGAAGAGCAGGTAGATCGGAATGCTTTTGTACACGAACTGGTAGGCGATCTGCCCCCATTCACGTGCCATCAGGTGGGTGAACAGATGAACAGGTCTCATCAGATCCAGTGCGATCTGCCCTGTCCTGACGGATAGGGGAATACCCAGTCCATTCGTGAGAAAACCCGAGATCCAGAGAGAGGATTGCGTGAACGCAATGTAACTGATCATCCCCTGTGTCCCGTATTCCCCGAGAGAATGGTCGGCCCCGATGCCGATCCAGAGGCAGGCGTACATGTAACCAAACATGGCGCTTGCCAGGTTATGTACCATGTGTGCTCCGCGGTATTGCAGATTCCGGGAGTAGGCTTTGGAAGCCAGAGTGAAATAAAGCATGTGACACCTCCGATAAGTGGATTGAACGGCGTTTCCGTTCACTTCAGTCAAGGCGAAAAGAGAGAAGGACAACAGCATACCAATTTATTCCTTCACAGGCAAGACATTTTTTTAGCTAATAATGGTATTAATAGGGGTGTTCAAGATTGCGCCACAAGACAACGGTCTGTCCGTTCCTTTATAATTGGGAGGTAGTGTCGCAAACGTTTACAATGTGAAATATTCAAATTTTAAATAAACCGCCGGGCTTGTGCCTGACGATTGAGGATACAGAACGAACAATCCGGCAAGAGAGAAGGATGTCATGAAGAAAATTGCATGGGTCACCGATAGTACCAGTACACTGGATCCCGTTTTTGCGGAGCAAAATCATATCTACATCGTACCGCTGCGCATCGTATTTGGAGAGGAATGTTACCGGGAAACCGATGACATTACATCTGAAACGTTCTATGAGAAACTTGCGGAGGCTTCGCGTGCGAGCAGTTCGCAGCCACCTATTGGCGAGTTCATTGAACTGTATGAATCGCTCAAAGACAAGTACGATGAGATTATTACGATTCATTGCTCAACAGCGCTTAGCGGAACGCTGCATACGTCTATGCAGGCTGCAGAGATTGCAGGTGTGACGGTGACCGCAATTGATTCAAAGGCAGGTGCCTATCCTCTTCGTGAGATGGTTATGCAAGGACTGGAATGGCAGAAGCAGGGATGTTCGGCTTCCGAGATCAAAGTAAATATTGAACAGATGATTGATAACATGTCCTTTTACCTCATACCAGCGAGCCTTCAGAATCTTCATCGCAGTGGCCGGGTGTCCGGCACACAACTGATCATCAGTCAACTGCTCAAGATCCATCTGCTGCTCCGATTTGAAGAGGGCAAAGTGGTTGTGAATGAGAAGATTCGCACGTTCAAGCGGACGAAAGATCGCATGTTGGATATGCTTAAGCTGGATATGGAGAAAGTAAAACATGTATGCATTATGCATGCGAACAATCAGGATGAAGCCGTCACGATCAAGAAGCAGATTGCCAATCTGCTCCCCAAACTAAAGACCGAAATCATGCCGTTCATCCCTGTGGTAAGTATCCATGCAGGTGCAGGAACCATTGGATTGTGCTGGATACACAGCGAGAACGGATATAGAAATTAGACGAACAAGCACTCATCTGTAAACGCTCATAGACCTGGCAGGAAACACACTTGATGTCCAAGTGATGCTCCTGTCAGGTTTTTTCGTGTCATTGCCAATTCAAACAAACTATGAGGTAATAAAGAAAATGTTCATATTGGAGGAAAGTTTGTGTTAAATCACCGCTTGTTGCTTGTTGAAGATGATCGTTCAATTAGTGAGATGGTCGGACCTTATTTGGAAAAAGAAGGATATAACGTCACTTATGCATATGACGGCTTAGAGGCAGAACGTCTGTTCAGCCAGGCACAACCTGGTTATGATCTGGTTATTCTGGACCTGATGCTCCCTCTCAAGAGTGGGATGGATGTGTTGCAGACCATTCGGGCAGTCAGTCTGGTGCCTGTACTCATTCTGTCTGCAAAGGATGGGGAGGTGGACAAAGCGCTGGGTCTGGGCTTCGGCGCAGATGATTACTTGAGCAAACCCTTCTCGTTAATCGAACTGACCGCCCGCATCAAAGCAGCCATTCGCCGCGCCAATTATACCGCTCAGCCTGTGGCAGAAGTGGCTAAAGATCAGCGTATTCATATCGGAGGACTAGTGGTCGACATGGAGACGTACGAGGTGGAGCGCGAAGGTACACCGGTCAGGCTGACGTCCAAGGAATTTGGAATCCTGAAACTATTGGTCACCCATCCGGGCAAAGTGTTCACCAAGGCCCAGATCTACGCTTCGGTCTGGGATGATCATTACTATGGAGACGAAAATATTATTAACGTCCATATGCGCCGTCTGCGTGAGAAACTGGAGGCGGACCCGTCGGATCCTCAGTATATCAGAACGCTCTGGGGCATCGGATATAAGCTGGAGGCGGAGCAGGCATGACACTGATTTTTGCCATGACAACAGGTATTCTAGCGATTGTAGTCCTTGGACTGTGGATGAGATTGCGCAAACGCAGTCAACATCTGTCTTATATTCATCAGAAAATATCCGCAATTCTGGATCAAGGCACTTTTGAGCGTTTGCTCGTATTCAATAGTGATGACCAAGTCAGCCAGCTTTTGAAAGATATGAACAAACTGCTGGACCATGCGCATCGCGCTAGAGCGGGTTATATGAACCAGGAGAAGGAGATGCGCAATATGCTCTCCAACATTTCGCATGATCTGAAAACCCCGCTTACGGTTGTGTTGGGCTATAGCGAGACCTTGCTGCACAGTTCATCGTTGAACGATCAGGAACGGAAGATTATGACGGAGAAAATACAAGATAAGGCGCAGGAAGTTTTGCGTTTGATCCATTCCTTTTTTGATCTGGCGAAGCTGGAATCCGGAGACACGGAGCTGGTGCTTGGTCGAGTAAA
Protein-coding sequences here:
- a CDS encoding MerR family transcriptional regulator, encoding METMTRGMLAKRTGVSMATLRYYEDSGILPAPRRSSNGYRVYTEDYLVKIKFIKDAQLLGYSLKEIQETLQLLSQEDMEKDTLKTLVRDQIADIQKHIDHLEQMQIHLARLLHTPEDDIDNYIQSFRVQKKEL
- a CDS encoding succinylglutamate desuccinylase/aspartoacylase family protein is translated as MLVTKHVLAASSVHATPYFIVRGMMPGPVMFITSGVHGNETASMAAAQKLADDCATGRHSIRRGLLIIVPRVNQQAYAKKIRGKPDLNRTFPRRMSGKAKHPLAAAVFQLAREHQADWWLDLHEANGLSQLSSRVLGQTLITNPGSRTIPACRRVIERMNRKISIRDRHFNLKQHELPGSARTAASRLLQARSVTVETCWSLKRSTRIKYQTEIVHHFLREAGMS
- a CDS encoding ATP-binding cassette domain-containing protein gives rise to the protein MITARHLQKEFKTPVIREGRFSGLRTLFSREYVSKEAVRDISFDIGPGEFVGYIGPNGAGKSTTIKMLTGILHPTSGEVRLDGMNPHQDRRRTVGRLGVVFGQRSQLWWDLPVKDSYDILAEMYGVRTEDKKKRLSQFAELLDLESFWATPVRKLSLGQRMRADLAASMLHDPELLFLDEPTIGLDVNAKRNIRQFLRTLNETFGKTILLTTHDMDDIEQLCSRVMVINHGQLTYDGTISSLRETIGLPTLIRVTFRGAFHIPDVVSSAIHITGVEGQIVTVEVNRKEWSTMDILNQLEHWGEIEDVEMKEPDFEDIIHRVY
- a CDS encoding ABC-2 family transporter protein yields the protein MKRTSWFNLYKMLIRTSIRSRMQYKFNFIMASILAALIQISEFLMVALVLHRFGAIKGWSLHEIGYLFAIMTLSKTLYRTFGNEVHHLEKYLVNGELDQLLTRPMPVLLALLPQNFRIMAGEVLQGGFILCWSVAGMMHSGQIGWTVIPFSLLIILTGAVILFSIGLATATLGFWTTRIEELQTITEDAARTAAQYPLTLYPKWMSGILLTVIPVGFVNYIPSLYLLRGEGGAWILVVVAAVAVLSLAASLRFWQFGLTKYQSTGS
- a CDS encoding ABC-2 family transporter protein — translated: MLYFTLASKAYSRNLQYRGAHMVHNLASAMFGYMYACLWIGIGADHSLGEYGTQGMISYIAFTQSSLWISGFLTNGLGIPLSVRTGQIALDLMRPVHLFTHLMAREWGQIAYQFVYKSIPIYLLFSLVFSLHWPSNVSTLFYAALGLAGAAYLSICMNYIIGVTAMWTTESSWLHWGNHAMMNLLAGFFIPLEWLPNWLEQLAWLSPYPFLLYVPTRIYLGFEDGSLLWGTLLWCVFMTLICLAITQVLRRKVEVQGG
- a CDS encoding DegV family protein — encoded protein: MKKIAWVTDSTSTLDPVFAEQNHIYIVPLRIVFGEECYRETDDITSETFYEKLAEASRASSSQPPIGEFIELYESLKDKYDEIITIHCSTALSGTLHTSMQAAEIAGVTVTAIDSKAGAYPLREMVMQGLEWQKQGCSASEIKVNIEQMIDNMSFYLIPASLQNLHRSGRVSGTQLIISQLLKIHLLLRFEEGKVVVNEKIRTFKRTKDRMLDMLKLDMEKVKHVCIMHANNQDEAVTIKKQIANLLPKLKTEIMPFIPVVSIHAGAGTIGLCWIHSENGYRN
- a CDS encoding response regulator transcription factor; the encoded protein is MLNHRLLLVEDDRSISEMVGPYLEKEGYNVTYAYDGLEAERLFSQAQPGYDLVILDLMLPLKSGMDVLQTIRAVSLVPVLILSAKDGEVDKALGLGFGADDYLSKPFSLIELTARIKAAIRRANYTAQPVAEVAKDQRIHIGGLVVDMETYEVEREGTPVRLTSKEFGILKLLVTHPGKVFTKAQIYASVWDDHYYGDENIINVHMRRLREKLEADPSDPQYIRTLWGIGYKLEAEQA